Proteins from a single region of Pseudomonas sp. 10S4:
- a CDS encoding efflux transporter outer membrane subunit — translation MGPNFSRPDVAQNADYSREKLPSTTASAGNVAGGAAQRLVTGMDIPGQWWTLFRSPTLNALVEEALRANTDVAAAQAALRQANELVYADQASLFPSLSGSASKTREKVSPVTLGSAGAGSTSAPILTVNSASLSVSYAPDVFGGVRRQIESTAAQADYERYQLEATYLTLSSNVVNTAVTLASLRDQVTATEQIIQLQSDQLDLLKSRRELGAIADTDVLTQEASLAQTRATLPPLQKQLAQTRNQLMAYLGRFPNQDKGERFELASLHLPEELPVSLPSAIVEQRPDVRSAEAQLHQASANIGVAVANQLPQFSITGSLGSEVLAGTRLFSSGTGVWSLAGSITQPIFDAGALEHRKRAAVAAYDESAALYRGAVVSAFQDVANALRALQADADALNQQVIAERAAQQSLDLAQAQFRLGAVDYLNLLTAQQTYQNAIVARVKAQGARYSDTTALFQALGGGWWNRTDVDPATAGKPDRFGLPSLKEIMPDSAQQPARNTSSDKTLAARLEQPNQ, via the coding sequence GTGGGACCGAACTTCTCCCGTCCTGACGTCGCTCAGAACGCCGATTACTCACGGGAAAAACTGCCTTCAACCACCGCCTCGGCAGGAAACGTTGCAGGTGGCGCGGCGCAACGACTGGTCACCGGGATGGATATCCCCGGCCAATGGTGGACGCTGTTCCGCTCGCCGACGCTCAATGCGCTCGTCGAAGAAGCCCTGCGCGCCAATACTGATGTGGCGGCGGCGCAAGCGGCGCTGCGTCAGGCCAACGAACTGGTGTATGCAGATCAGGCCTCGCTGTTTCCTTCGCTGAGTGGCTCGGCGTCGAAAACCAGGGAGAAGGTGTCGCCGGTCACGCTCGGCTCAGCCGGGGCCGGTAGTACCTCAGCCCCGATTCTGACCGTCAATTCGGCCAGCTTGAGCGTTTCTTATGCGCCCGACGTTTTCGGTGGCGTCCGGCGCCAGATTGAATCAACAGCTGCGCAAGCCGATTACGAGCGTTACCAGCTCGAAGCGACTTACCTCACATTGAGTTCGAACGTCGTCAATACCGCCGTGACACTGGCCTCCTTGCGCGATCAGGTGACGGCTACCGAGCAAATTATCCAGTTACAGAGCGACCAGCTTGACTTGCTGAAATCACGCCGCGAACTGGGCGCAATCGCCGATACCGACGTACTCACGCAAGAGGCAAGCCTTGCGCAAACACGCGCCACCTTGCCGCCGCTACAAAAACAACTCGCCCAAACGCGCAACCAGTTGATGGCCTATCTTGGGCGGTTTCCGAATCAGGACAAGGGCGAACGCTTCGAGTTGGCTTCGCTCCATCTGCCCGAGGAACTGCCCGTCAGCCTGCCCTCGGCCATCGTCGAGCAACGTCCTGATGTGCGCTCCGCTGAAGCTCAATTGCATCAGGCCAGTGCCAACATTGGCGTGGCCGTGGCCAACCAGTTGCCGCAATTCAGCATCACCGGTTCGCTGGGCTCCGAGGTACTGGCCGGCACCCGCCTGTTTTCCTCGGGCACGGGTGTCTGGAGTCTCGCCGGATCGATCACCCAGCCGATCTTTGACGCCGGCGCACTCGAACATCGCAAGCGCGCCGCCGTAGCGGCCTATGACGAATCGGCGGCCCTTTACCGCGGCGCCGTCGTCTCGGCTTTTCAGGATGTGGCCAATGCACTGAGGGCTCTGCAAGCCGATGCCGATGCGCTCAATCAACAAGTTATCGCCGAACGTGCGGCCCAGCAGAGCCTGGACCTGGCGCAGGCTCAGTTTCGGCTCGGTGCGGTCGATTATCTGAATCTGCTCACCGCGCAGCAAACCTACCAGAATGCGATCGTCGCACGCGTCAAGGCTCAGGGCGCGCGCTATAGCGACACCACTGCACTCTTCCAGGCATTGGGCGGCGGTTGGTGGAACCGTACCGACGTCGATCCGGCCACGGCGGGCAAGCCTGACCGTTTTGGTCTGCCGTCGCTAAAGGAAATCATGCCCGACAGCGCTCAGCAACCAGCACGGAATACGTCTTCAGATAAAACGCTTGCCGCCCGACTCGAACAACCGAACCAGTGA
- a CDS encoding 3'-5' exonuclease, giving the protein MNAAYQHVYETNETFQGLIAQLVRASAKPLPLSPNSAEARKRVGRILDCSKRDEELTDAVDRLWRAAGAWPIEGIEAGPFPVTLKGLTFFANGYCEELKAYVILGVGSNDRKLCLQSMPWMKLTGATTMKKTLFQVYCDKGILFLDNYAEGVATLDALRGYVRKCPKFEYELEGELGEAPVMQAFHSTASFLENLGLDVTDAVRNMSFTQKSTDAIFFHALAIFWPAFNDYLASQSPPIFTFNKMFEMFGERGAANLEQLPDEIFMPMLHLLVDEFQDCGANTISWLRAVFREARHRGLSVTTDTAVYPASLMAVGDDWQSIYGWRGSSPKFFENFESYFPSPSTTHVLMKENYRSQQMVIDAAESLVQSITTNKDKHGIAAHPKVKDLAFPVQVLDRDDNQLADLVEQHFDKGQTVLVLYRKNDTKKEVRIKLSSILAKARKLKRASSIKLLTYHGSKGLEADAVLLVGDCAQMSTSPHRNMAYEQARLGEPGDPAPYDTAQGQETLRLAYVAITRAKRHCYWFVELAKPAKGGW; this is encoded by the coding sequence ATGAACGCAGCGTATCAACACGTCTATGAGACCAACGAGACGTTCCAGGGCCTCATAGCCCAACTGGTGCGCGCGTCAGCTAAGCCACTCCCATTGAGTCCGAACTCTGCAGAAGCAAGAAAGCGCGTCGGCCGCATCCTTGATTGTTCCAAGCGGGATGAGGAGCTGACCGACGCGGTCGATCGCCTTTGGCGTGCGGCAGGTGCCTGGCCGATAGAGGGTATTGAGGCCGGCCCGTTTCCAGTTACCCTGAAGGGATTGACCTTCTTCGCCAACGGCTACTGCGAAGAGCTGAAGGCCTACGTAATTCTTGGGGTGGGTAGCAACGATCGAAAGCTGTGTTTGCAATCCATGCCCTGGATGAAGCTGACGGGGGCCACGACCATGAAGAAAACTCTGTTCCAGGTGTATTGCGACAAGGGCATCTTGTTTCTGGATAACTACGCTGAAGGGGTTGCGACGCTCGACGCACTTCGAGGGTACGTCAGAAAGTGCCCAAAATTCGAGTATGAGCTCGAGGGTGAACTGGGCGAGGCGCCCGTCATGCAGGCGTTCCATTCCACGGCATCATTCCTGGAAAACCTAGGGCTCGATGTGACTGACGCCGTGAGAAATATGAGTTTTACGCAGAAAAGCACCGATGCGATTTTCTTCCATGCACTCGCCATTTTCTGGCCAGCCTTTAACGACTACCTCGCCAGCCAATCACCTCCTATTTTCACCTTCAACAAGATGTTCGAAATGTTCGGCGAACGAGGTGCGGCCAACCTGGAACAACTCCCGGATGAAATTTTCATGCCCATGCTGCATCTGCTTGTAGACGAATTCCAGGACTGCGGGGCCAATACCATCTCATGGCTGCGGGCAGTGTTTCGGGAAGCTCGGCATCGAGGGCTTAGCGTTACCACTGATACCGCAGTCTACCCTGCATCGCTCATGGCGGTGGGTGATGACTGGCAGAGCATCTATGGCTGGAGAGGGAGTTCTCCTAAATTTTTCGAAAACTTTGAGTCGTACTTCCCTTCACCGAGCACTACTCACGTACTTATGAAGGAAAACTACCGCTCCCAACAGATGGTGATCGACGCAGCCGAAAGCTTGGTGCAATCGATCACCACCAACAAAGACAAGCACGGAATCGCAGCGCATCCCAAGGTCAAGGATCTTGCCTTCCCAGTACAAGTTCTGGATCGAGATGACAACCAGCTCGCCGATCTCGTGGAGCAGCATTTCGACAAGGGGCAGACAGTACTTGTGTTGTATCGCAAAAATGACACCAAGAAGGAAGTTCGGATCAAGCTCAGCTCGATTTTGGCTAAGGCAAGAAAGCTTAAGCGCGCCAGCAGCATCAAGCTACTGACCTATCATGGCTCCAAAGGCTTGGAGGCAGACGCGGTGCTCCTCGTCGGAGACTGCGCTCAGATGTCCACATCGCCTCATCGAAACATGGCATATGAGCAAGCTCGGCTGGGTGAGCCCGGTGATCCTGCGCCCTATGACACTGCTCAGGGCCAAGAGACATTGCGCCTGGCCTATGTCGCCATCACGCGCGCCAAACGACACTGCTATTGGTTCGTTGAGCTCGCAAAGCCTGCAAAAGGGGGCTGGTAA
- a CDS encoding cupin domain-containing protein, giving the protein MTHSHSNIQELIVALELEPHVEGGYYRRTFQSDHGAMVETGRGQRYSMTSIYYLLTEDSPIGYFHLNQSDIVHYYHVGDAIQYSLIFPDGTLKTVVMGSDVIAGECLQLHVPGGIWKASQLRDGSTGYGLISEAVSPGFDFADMEMGRRQKLTEQFPQHSVLVGKLTQG; this is encoded by the coding sequence ATGACGCACAGCCATTCCAACATTCAAGAACTTATCGTTGCACTTGAGCTGGAGCCACACGTGGAAGGCGGTTACTACCGCAGAACCTTCCAGTCGGATCACGGGGCAATGGTTGAAACCGGGCGTGGCCAGCGTTATTCGATGACGTCCATTTATTACCTGTTGACCGAAGATTCACCCATTGGCTATTTCCATCTGAACCAATCCGACATCGTGCATTACTACCATGTGGGTGATGCGATCCAGTACAGCCTGATTTTCCCGGACGGCACATTGAAAACCGTGGTAATGGGCAGCGATGTTATTGCTGGTGAATGTCTACAGCTGCATGTGCCTGGCGGCATCTGGAAAGCTTCGCAGCTCAGGGATGGTTCTACGGGTTACGGCCTGATCAGTGAAGCGGTGTCACCCGGGTTTGATTTTGCAGATATGGAAATGGGCCGCCGACAGAAACTCACGGAACAGTTTCCCCAGCATTCGGTGCTGGTTGGAAAGTTGACGCAAGGTTGA
- a CDS encoding UvrD-helicase domain-containing protein, with amino-acid sequence MIFSRDPSTCIVAGAGSGKSTTMVLRLLVLHKYLGIPKERIAVVTFTRESRKDFRRKLAEVFALWGVTLTEEVTGRIVRTFHSRILDFIRCSQPHAKVTAFEFSRSATPKTKRVTRSKMLSTSASPPNNST; translated from the coding sequence ATGATCTTTTCCAGAGATCCTTCGACCTGCATCGTGGCCGGCGCCGGCAGCGGAAAATCCACCACGATGGTGCTGCGTCTGCTGGTGTTGCACAAGTACTTGGGCATACCCAAAGAAAGAATCGCAGTAGTCACCTTCACCCGCGAATCCAGGAAGGACTTCAGGCGCAAGCTAGCTGAGGTCTTCGCGCTCTGGGGCGTAACCCTTACCGAGGAGGTCACAGGCCGCATCGTTCGAACGTTCCACTCCAGGATCCTTGACTTCATCCGCTGTAGCCAGCCCCACGCAAAGGTTACCGCGTTCGAGTTTTCTCGATCAGCAACACCGAAGACGAAGAGGGTAACGAGGTCGAAAATGCTCTCGACATCCGCCTCACCACCGAACAACTCGACCTGA